From Tripterygium wilfordii isolate XIE 37 chromosome 13, ASM1340144v1, whole genome shotgun sequence, the proteins below share one genomic window:
- the LOC120013381 gene encoding thylakoid lumenal 19 kDa protein, chloroplastic-like yields the protein MATILSPSSLLSSSVTTKIPPSPPPSSQPQLKILNYHKPLITTLTATLAAATILSAGPSHSIAESSYHIYYGTAASAANYGGYGGNSDPKSSAEYVYDVPDGWKERLVSKVEKGTNGTDSEFYNPKKRTEKEYLTFLAGFRQLAPKDLILNNLALSDVDLQDLIAGAEKLESKETKDEAGQLYYVYEIDGVGKHSLIKVTCAKNKLYAHFVNAPAAEWSRDEESLRHIHDSFKTVGAF from the coding sequence ATGGCCACCATACTCTCTccctcttcccttctctcctcCTCCGTTACCACCAAAATCCCACCTTCCCCACCACCGTCTTCGCAGCCACAACTCAAAATCTTAAACTATCACAAACCCCTCATTACTACCCTAACTGCTACCCTCGCCGCGGCCACCATCCTCTCCGCGGGCCCCTCCCATTCCATCGCCGAATCCTCCTACCATATTTACTACGGTACCGCCGCCAGCGCAGCCAATTATGGCGGTTACGGTGGAAATTCGGATCCCAAATCCTCTGCCGAATACGTCTACGACGTCCCCGACGGTTGGAAAGAGAGATTGGTCTCCAAGGTAGAGAAGGGCACCAACGGCACCGACAGTGAGTTCTACAATCCTAAAAAGAGAACGGAGAAGGAATACCTGACATTCCTCGCCGGATTCCGGCAATTGGCTCCGAAAGACTTGATACTGAACAACCTTGCTCTCTCAGATGTGGATTTGCAGGACCTAATCGCCGGCGCGGAGAAGTTGGAGTCCAAGGAAACCAAGGACGAGGCAGGGCAGTTGTATTACGTTTACGAGATTGATGGGGTCGGCAAGCACAGCTTGATTAAAGTGACTTGTGCGAAGAACAAGCTATACGCTCATTTCGTTAATGCGCCGGCGGCGGAGTGGAGCCGCGACGAGGAGAGCTTGAGGCACATTCATGATTCGTTCAAGACTGTCGGGGCCTTCTGA
- the LOC120013573 gene encoding putative RING-type E3 ubiquitin transferase C3H69 isoform X2 translates to MCAYGSRCRYEHVKASWLESAASSSSANPRPSLVSNFNPEFLPPKTASNGVTTLPGSPAVTKAFAPRAKPARNSDPTQHTILDHGDVLEPRNVNPVDRPLCSFDAAGNCPRGDTCLHIHGDLCSTCGKHCLHPFRPEEREQHKRTCEKKQKRLEALKHSQEIECSVCMEYVLSKPTVAERKFGLLSECDHPFCISCIRNWRSSSPSSGVDVNSALRTCPICRKLSYFVVPSVIWYSTQEEKQEIVDSYKEKLSSIDCKHFNFGNRNCPFGTSCFYKHTVKPGSYMWKYNRPPPSRRPPRRSNIVDMDELYDVFERMMDDEYLCYAEDFYDGDLTPMEMALLLMHLEIDSDGFSSDEEDVS, encoded by the exons ATGTGTGCCTATGGTAGTCGATGCAGATATGAACATGTTAAAGCTTCTTGGTTGGAGTCAGCAGCATCATCTTCATCAGCAAATCCTCGTCCATCTCTAGTCTCAAATTTTAATCCTGAATTTCTTCCTCCAAAAACTGCATCAAATGGGGTAACTACACTTCCGGGTTCTCCTGCAGTGACTAAAGCTTTTGCTCCCAGGGCTAAACCAGCTCGGAATTCAGATCCTACTCAGCACACTATTTTGGACCATGGTGATGTTCTGGAACCTAGGAATGTAAATCCAGTTGATCGTCCTCTCTGTTCATTTGACGCGGCTGGTAACTGTCCTCGTGGTGATACCTGTCTGCATATTCATGGGGACTTATGTTCCACCTGCGGAAAGCATTGCTTGCACCCTTTTAGACCTGAAGAAAGAGAGCAGCATAAGAGAACATGTGAGAAAAAGCAGAAACGTCTAGAGGCATTAAAACATAGTCAAGAAATTGAGTGCAGTGTGTGTATGGAGTATGTACTCTCAAAGCCCACAGTAGCTGAAAGGAAGTTTGGGTTACTATCAGAATGTGATCATCCATTCTGTATATCATGCATCAGGAATTGGCGTAGTAGCTCTCCAAGCTCTGGAGTGGATGTTAATTCTGCACTCAGGACTTGCCCAATATGTCGTAAGCTGTCATACTTTGTTGTTCCCAGTGTGATTTGGTACTCAACACAAGAAGAGAAACAGGAAATTGTTGATAGCTACAAGGAAAAACTCAG CTCAATTGATTGCAAACACTTCAACTTTGGGAACAGGAATTGTCCCTTTGGGACTAGTTGTTTTTACAAG CATACGGTCAAGCCAGGCTCATATATGTGGAAGTATAACAGACCACCTCCTTCCAGGCGGCCTCCACGCAGATCCAATATTGTCGATATGGATGAGTTATATGATGTGTTTGAGCGTATGATGGATGATGAGTACCTTTGCTATGCCGAAGATTTTTATGATGGAGATCTAACACCTATGGAGATGGCATTGTTACTAATGCATCTGGAGATTGATTCCGATGGCTTCTCTAGTGATGAGGAGGACGTATCTTAA
- the LOC120013573 gene encoding putative RING-type E3 ubiquitin transferase C3H69 isoform X3, with the protein MPKRVLCKFFAHGACLKGDNCEFSHVWKAPPNNICTYYQKGMCAYGSRCRYEHVKASWLESAASSSSANPRPSLVSNFNPEFLPPKTASNGVTTLPGSPAVTKAFAPRAKPARNSDPTQHTILDHGDVLEPRNVNPVDRPLCSFDAAGNCPRGDTCLHIHGDLCSTCGKHCLHPFRPEEREQHKRTCEKKQKRLEALKHSQEIECSVCMEYVLSKPTVAERKFGLLSECDHPFCISCIRNWRSSSPSSGVDVNSALRTCPICRKLSYFVVPSVIWYSTQEEKQEIVDSYKEKLSIRSSQAHICGSITDHLLPGGLHADPILSIWMSYMMCLSV; encoded by the exons ATGCCTAAGAG GGTCCTTTGCAAGTTCTTTGCTCATGGAGCATGTCTGAAAGGGGATAATTGTGAGTTTTCTCATGTTTGGAAGGCTCCACCAAATAAT ATTTGCACATACTATCAAAAAGGAATGTGTGCCTATGGTAGTCGATGCAGATATGAACATGTTAAAGCTTCTTGGTTGGAGTCAGCAGCATCATCTTCATCAGCAAATCCTCGTCCATCTCTAGTCTCAAATTTTAATCCTGAATTTCTTCCTCCAAAAACTGCATCAAATGGGGTAACTACACTTCCGGGTTCTCCTGCAGTGACTAAAGCTTTTGCTCCCAGGGCTAAACCAGCTCGGAATTCAGATCCTACTCAGCACACTATTTTGGACCATGGTGATGTTCTGGAACCTAGGAATGTAAATCCAGTTGATCGTCCTCTCTGTTCATTTGACGCGGCTGGTAACTGTCCTCGTGGTGATACCTGTCTGCATATTCATGGGGACTTATGTTCCACCTGCGGAAAGCATTGCTTGCACCCTTTTAGACCTGAAGAAAGAGAGCAGCATAAGAGAACATGTGAGAAAAAGCAGAAACGTCTAGAGGCATTAAAACATAGTCAAGAAATTGAGTGCAGTGTGTGTATGGAGTATGTACTCTCAAAGCCCACAGTAGCTGAAAGGAAGTTTGGGTTACTATCAGAATGTGATCATCCATTCTGTATATCATGCATCAGGAATTGGCGTAGTAGCTCTCCAAGCTCTGGAGTGGATGTTAATTCTGCACTCAGGACTTGCCCAATATGTCGTAAGCTGTCATACTTTGTTGTTCCCAGTGTGATTTGGTACTCAACACAAGAAGAGAAACAGGAAATTGTTGATAGCTACAAGGAAAAACTCAG CATACGGTCAAGCCAGGCTCATATATGTGGAAGTATAACAGACCACCTCCTTCCAGGCGGCCTCCACGCAGATCCAATATTGTCGATATGGATGAGTTATATGATGTGTTTGAGCGTATGA
- the LOC120013573 gene encoding putative RING-type E3 ubiquitin transferase C3H69 isoform X1, which translates to MPKRVLCKFFAHGACLKGDNCEFSHVWKAPPNNICTYYQKGMCAYGSRCRYEHVKASWLESAASSSSANPRPSLVSNFNPEFLPPKTASNGVTTLPGSPAVTKAFAPRAKPARNSDPTQHTILDHGDVLEPRNVNPVDRPLCSFDAAGNCPRGDTCLHIHGDLCSTCGKHCLHPFRPEEREQHKRTCEKKQKRLEALKHSQEIECSVCMEYVLSKPTVAERKFGLLSECDHPFCISCIRNWRSSSPSSGVDVNSALRTCPICRKLSYFVVPSVIWYSTQEEKQEIVDSYKEKLSSIDCKHFNFGNRNCPFGTSCFYKHTVKPGSYMWKYNRPPPSRRPPRRSNIVDMDELYDVFERMMDDEYLCYAEDFYDGDLTPMEMALLLMHLEIDSDGFSSDEEDVS; encoded by the exons ATGCCTAAGAG GGTCCTTTGCAAGTTCTTTGCTCATGGAGCATGTCTGAAAGGGGATAATTGTGAGTTTTCTCATGTTTGGAAGGCTCCACCAAATAAT ATTTGCACATACTATCAAAAAGGAATGTGTGCCTATGGTAGTCGATGCAGATATGAACATGTTAAAGCTTCTTGGTTGGAGTCAGCAGCATCATCTTCATCAGCAAATCCTCGTCCATCTCTAGTCTCAAATTTTAATCCTGAATTTCTTCCTCCAAAAACTGCATCAAATGGGGTAACTACACTTCCGGGTTCTCCTGCAGTGACTAAAGCTTTTGCTCCCAGGGCTAAACCAGCTCGGAATTCAGATCCTACTCAGCACACTATTTTGGACCATGGTGATGTTCTGGAACCTAGGAATGTAAATCCAGTTGATCGTCCTCTCTGTTCATTTGACGCGGCTGGTAACTGTCCTCGTGGTGATACCTGTCTGCATATTCATGGGGACTTATGTTCCACCTGCGGAAAGCATTGCTTGCACCCTTTTAGACCTGAAGAAAGAGAGCAGCATAAGAGAACATGTGAGAAAAAGCAGAAACGTCTAGAGGCATTAAAACATAGTCAAGAAATTGAGTGCAGTGTGTGTATGGAGTATGTACTCTCAAAGCCCACAGTAGCTGAAAGGAAGTTTGGGTTACTATCAGAATGTGATCATCCATTCTGTATATCATGCATCAGGAATTGGCGTAGTAGCTCTCCAAGCTCTGGAGTGGATGTTAATTCTGCACTCAGGACTTGCCCAATATGTCGTAAGCTGTCATACTTTGTTGTTCCCAGTGTGATTTGGTACTCAACACAAGAAGAGAAACAGGAAATTGTTGATAGCTACAAGGAAAAACTCAG CTCAATTGATTGCAAACACTTCAACTTTGGGAACAGGAATTGTCCCTTTGGGACTAGTTGTTTTTACAAG CATACGGTCAAGCCAGGCTCATATATGTGGAAGTATAACAGACCACCTCCTTCCAGGCGGCCTCCACGCAGATCCAATATTGTCGATATGGATGAGTTATATGATGTGTTTGAGCGTATGATGGATGATGAGTACCTTTGCTATGCCGAAGATTTTTATGATGGAGATCTAACACCTATGGAGATGGCATTGTTACTAATGCATCTGGAGATTGATTCCGATGGCTTCTCTAGTGATGAGGAGGACGTATCTTAA